One window of Nicotiana tomentosiformis chromosome 11, ASM39032v3, whole genome shotgun sequence genomic DNA carries:
- the LOC104111221 gene encoding putative fasciclin-like arabinogalactan protein 20 — translation MADNFFNFQMHNPHRQRRVRALRLCDLILIFVFAFFIYLWCISNIVRMMIRNGRTIAPNSIPLYLNDTHFNLAILKSLPEKIEYKSPAEPLKRSSLKINNEATEIPTTPPSYQQPNTTTFPPPPPMTQHQIQEQQLNNIVEALIGAGDFAGWANLLSSTDLSSLPLSATFFIPGNDAISNHQTPGDQNLNLDPFLIAYHIIPQRLSFADLQQFKSNTRLPTLLPSKFIVITNNSLSNFTVDGSQITYPDLYVNSAFTVHGVNKVLEYSVYGADPLFSPPENNTLPSETVAPIPPKPKPRPKPKPLLFPEGGGGFTDGWRSSNSTRAFPIEKLVIDISVLFFIFFWV, via the exons ATGGCGGACAATTTCTTCAACTTTCAGATGCATAATCCTCACAGGCAGAGAAGGGTCAGAGCTCTAAGGCTGTGTGATCTTATCCTCATCTTTGTCTTTGCTTTTTTCATCTACCTTTGGTGCATCTCCAATATTG TGAGAATGATGATCAGAAATGGAAGAACCATTGCACCCAACAGCATTCCTCTGTATCTAAATGATACACATTTCAATCTTGCAATTCTGAAATCATTACCAGAGAAAATAGAGTACAAATCTCCAGCTGAACCACTGAAAAGATCGAGCTTAAAGATCAACAATGAAGCAACTGAGATACCAACAACGCCGCCGTCatatcaacaacccaacaccaCCACATTTCCACCGCCGCCGCCGATGACGCAGCACCAAATCCAAGAACAGCAACTGAACAACATAGTGGAAGCATTAATCGGAGCAGGTGATTTTGCAGGGTGGGCAAATTTGCTttcctccacagacttatcatcTCTTCCACTCTCCGCCACTTTCTTCATTCCGGGTAACGACGccatatcaaatcatcaaacacCTGGCGATCAAAATCTCAACTTAGACCCATTTCTCATCGCCTATCATATAATCCCACAACGCCTCTCTTTCGCCGATCTCCAACAGTTCAAATCCAACACTCGCCTCCCAACTCTCTTACCTTCCAAATTCATCGTCATTACAAACAATTCTTTATCCAATTTTACTGTCGATGGCTCTCAAATCACCTACCCAGATCTTTACGTAAATTCTGCTTTTACAGTACATGGTGTTAATAAAGTTCTTGAATACTCTGTTTATGGTGCTGATCCTCTGTTCTCTCCTCCAGAGAACAATACTCTGCCTAGTGAAACTGTTGCACCTATCCCACCAAAGCCAAAGCCAAGGCCAAAGCCAAAGCCATTATTATTTCCTGAAGGAGGTGGAGGTTTTACTGATGGTTGGAGGAGTTCTAATTCAACTAGAGCATTTCCTATTGAGAAATTAGTAATTGACATCTCTGTTctgtttttcatatttttttgggTTTGA